The following are from one region of the Silene latifolia isolate original U9 population chromosome 9, ASM4854445v1, whole genome shotgun sequence genome:
- the LOC141601890 gene encoding protein FAR-RED IMPAIRED RESPONSE 1-like, whose translation MLKEHVNGFENIGASLNDFKNFHRNVKCYIHERDGQLFIDHFKEMAVNKEGFFFDNDVDSDGSLSRAIWADSVARRNYSDFGDCVSFDPTYTTNKYDMAFTPFTGVDNHKRSVTFCAALIAHEDADSFQWVLKHFLVAMGGKEPNYIITYQDPGILKAVPLVFKKARHRFCMWHIMNKVPTKYGVTREDYIVFIRKINTIIWDEDIEAAEFDARWEEIGEEHGLNNIDWFKEMFSKRNQWVMAHCRDLEMGAIMRTTERSESKNSFFKRFEGKSGTLLEFLLRFKSAMDQQRHTHKKLDNEDKHTSPKLETHLALEADAAKVYTHKVFKEFQEEAKYSIDTCKSRGFAEIDSLEVTTVRDASRDKNYDVTYCPGKSLEY comes from the coding sequence ATGTTGAAAGAACACGTCaatggttttgagaacattggaGCTAGCctaaatgattttaagaactttcacagaAATGTGAAATGTTACATTCATGAACGGGATGGCCAATTGTTCATAGATCACTTTAAGGAAATGGCTGTAAATAAGGAAGGGTTCTTCTTTGACAATGATGTTGACTCTGACGGTAGCTTGAGTAGAGCTATTTGGGCTGACAGTGTTGCAAGAAGGAATTACTCTGATTTTGGGGATTGTGTGTCGTTCGATCCAACGTATACAACCAACAAGTATGATATGGCCTTCACACCGTTCACCGGGGTGGATAACCATAAGCGGTCTGTCACATTCTGTGCAGCCCTTATCGCACATGAGGACGCTGATTCCTTTCAGTGGGTTTTGAAACATTTCCTGGTGGCAATGGGTGGAAAGGAGcctaattatattattacctATCAGGATCCAGGCATTTTGAAAGCGGTGCCACTTGTGTTCAAGAAAGCGAGgcaccgattttgcatgtggcatatcatgaacaaaGTGCCTACTAAGTATGGGGTGACAAGAGAAGATTATATTGTATTTATAAGGAAAATAAATACCATTATATGGGATGAGGACATTGAAGCTGCAGAATTCGATGCCAGATGGGAAGAGATAGGCGAAGAACATGGACTCAATAACATTGACTGGTTTAAAGAAATGTTCTCGAAAAGGAACCAGTGGGTAATGGCACATTGCAGGGACCTAGAGATGGGAGCTATTATGAGGACGACCGAAAGATCAGAGAGTAAAAATAGTTTTTTTAAAAGATTTGAGGGCAAATCAGGTACATTGCTTGAGTTTTTGCTGCGTTTTAAGAGTGCTATGGACCAACAACGGCATACGCATAAGAAGCTTGACAACGAAGACAAGCACACTTCTCCTAAATTGGAGACGCATTTGGCTCTTGAGGCTGACGCTGCAAAGGTGTACACTCATAAAGTTTTTAAGGAGTTCCAAGAGGAGGCCAAGTATTCGATTGATACATGTAAGAGTAGAGGTTTTGCCGAAATCGACTCTTTAGAGGTGACTACTGTAAGAGATGCAAGCAGGGACAAGAATTACGATGTTACGTACTGCCCAGGTAAAAGCCTTGAGTACTGA